TCCAGACCTAAATCCAGAAAGCAAAACCCTTATTATTATAAACATTGAGTAagttgcaaaaaaaaatatgtatattgTGACACAAAAACAGTACCTGTGGAAataaggaaatgcctttgaggaGGTAAAGGGAAGGGACAATCGAATAAAATAACGTTGCCAAGGAATTCGAACACCAGAAGCCGTAGCAACAATATCCAAGTTGAAGACCAAAGCTAATTTTTCCATGTGCATACCATGCAGGGCTGTATTTAGAAAGCAAAACCTGGAAATTGCCTTCTGTCCATCTCTTATGCTGCACAAGCGTCTGAGTTAGCGTGGTTGGGGCTACTCCTAAGAAAGCTTTCCTTGTGGGATTGCAATACACTGATTTCCAACCGCGGCATTGGATTGATAGCCCTGTGATCACATCTTCTACCGGACATCCGTATTTCAATCCCATCTGCAAATTATAGACATTCATCAAGCTCAAATTAGTGTgcagttgtgtgtgtgtgtgtgagagagagagagagagagagagagagagagagacctcttTTCCCCATTGAGTGTTCTCTTCAAATGTACAGCTTGCAAGActtcttgaattttcttctaATTCATGAATTCTACTTTCTTCTATTTGTCCACTGAACTCCCATTTCATATCAATCTTGGATCCCTTGATAAACTTTCTCCCACAAAGAGTCTCTCTTCTGTGAAAGCATCCACTTCCGACATATAGAGTGCCGCCATAACCATCCAAGCCATGGAATTCCACCTTCAATCCCCACTCCAACATGTCAACTATAAAGTTCAATATAATTTAACATGAAACTCCAATTAAAATAAGTTCAATTCTACAATCATGTAACTCCATTAACATCTACTCACCTCGCAGATTACGAGTAAAGAATTGCTATACAAGTCATTCTTAGTTATATTTTCAAAATTCTGTGGGAACTGTACGAAGGCAACCTCTTGGCCTTCTTCTTCATCCATGAAGAAACAAAGCGCATCATGTATGGCCATGGAGTTGTTCGAATACATATCGCAGTCTACATTAAGAATGACCTGCCCATTGCTAATGTTTGAAGACACCCTAATCTGCATAAATATTAAGGATCACAGAACAAACAGTGAATGATTATTACATCAATAAACACTCTAAATTTGATGGTTTTGGAAGCACCATTTTTGGTTTCTAAGGGCGATCCCTAACCAACAAGGCTCCCTGCTTTTGCGAGGGTCGGGTGAGAACGTCTATCGTACACATCCTCACCCTTTTTAGTCTctcttgtaaaaaataaaaaataaaattcaccGAATAGATGTAAGTTTATAATTACCAGAGCATTCATAGCGCCAGCTTTGAAGTTATGGTGATGTTGAGGCCTTTTCTCCCGAGCTAAATACACTAAAGTTGGCAATACACACCCCTCAACATCTCCTGAATTAGGGTTCCTCCCATCAATTAGAATCTGGAAAAAGCATTTAATTAGTACACatcaaatttttctttccaCTGTTTTACTATGATTTGAGACACGAGTACTTGGAGCGAACGGAAAATTTAATACAAAATCGAGCGTATTGACATTCTAGGACATACAGCCAACCCCATTTAATAGAATAAGGATTTGTTGTTGTCGTAGTTGTTTACTATAACTCTATGACCATGAATtgcatttttttcctttaaaagATATCATTTGAGTATCAAATTAGTTTCATACGTACTTGAAGAATGGTGTCATGGTCACGTCTAGATGAATTTGGATCCCACTGAGAAAAGCCTTTGCATTTTGATCGTATTTGTTCAGAAATCCTGCCTAGCTTCACTGCATTTTGAATTTGATTCTCCATTTCTTTGTATGATGTCTGTAGCAAAAATTTCAGAAAACAGGTATCAGTGAACTAAACAATATAAATTGGGCTGGACTGCCCAAACTTATTTTATTACCGTTAATATTTACTTTGAAAGTGGACAACTTCATTGCTGTTTGCATAAATTATCTATAACAACGATATCCTAAGCCCATTACTACGCTCAGCTAATTGTTTTGCTGATATATTTTCTTAAAGAAATTATTATTGatactttaaaataaattatgcaCTTTAAACTTCTTAGGCGTGGATGATTAGACTATGGCAGTGTCAATTATAGTTCTCTTTTTTAATATACAGACAATATTAAAAAGGTAACAAGAAACCGTAAAAAgagaggaaaactaatgaaaatggtttgaaaactttgagttttaatgataaggacaaaataaagggtaaagtgaatagtaccatgtttgactttttagtgactttttagtgtaaaaaaatggtttttcattaaagtgaacagtaccgtagacttttcgttaaaactccctaaaaagATACAAACCACTTTCTTTCATAAATAGAAAAAGATTACAAACCACTTGCATTTGTTTACTAGGTGTTGTatactttattttattattttcaatttaggcctactttcaacttcatttaattttattaagATGCACGCATACAAATAATTTAgtgaataaaattataaataaaaaaaatttgtgtaatTTGAACATTATTATCTCAATCATACTCTTAGCAAATGTTCCAaacacacataaaaaaaattcctcTTGGTCAATGACCAAAATACTAACTCGAAAATTGTCAAAAGACTCATagctgatttttattttttataaagcgATATGTTATAAACAATCCTAATTTACAAAAACAATAATTAAATTCTGATGCAAAAGAAAGGTGTCTTGCACATTTAGTAATGCTATGTAGaccaaatttataaattatatgatgtgttattaataaaaaaaataagcacattattaacatttaaataataattcaatcattaacaatgatgtcatataatttacaatatataattaaatatttagtcTCTCTTGTATTGCCCTTTTGAATTTGTTATATTCAATTGATATATCCCACAGATACGGCTGCAATAACTAATAGTTATAAGAACTGTTAGATTAGGTGGTTAAAAACATTCATCATTACACATGAGGAAACCCATAACTCATGATTGCCgtttgagaaaaacaaaaaataaacatgattAGTTTACCCATTTAGGTATGGTTTGGCATTGAGATGCTTAAAGAAAAGCTGCttattttcaaagtttttatgttgaaggtgtttggtaaacttaaaaaaaaagattattttggaagctgctgtgagaataaattgAAATCATTAGAAAAGCTGAAGCAACTAAATGctgctttggaaaactggttttttttcaaagcacgcagagctacagtgctcctttaatgaaactttctaAAGTTCAATAACACCCTCAAACCAGAAACGGTGCTCATTTGCCGATCTccacaaaacccagaaacccaccAAAAACGGCTTTGCCGATCTGCACAAGAAATGGAAACCCAGAAACCCACTAGACCACCACAGCCAAAACCGATAATcgcaaaaaccaaaaaaagcaTAAAACTCTCATTTTCCTCTACTACTTCAAGAATCTGCAGACAAAaagaacaacaacaattcaattTCTCCTTCTTCAAAGTTtacaactttgaatttgtttcaaatcagaaaaaagaaaacgagGAAGAGGTGGAAGAGATAACCTTGAGTCGCTGCTTGCAGAAGGAAGAGATGTTGGACTGGAGACAACGAGAAGAAGAGGATTGAGTCACTGCCTCCGTTATCCATCTTCAATTTCTCATTCTTCAAAATTTACAACTTGGAGACAACGAGAAACGAAGCGAGGCTGGACTTGAGTCGCTGCCTTCATTATCTAAAGCCTGCAGATGATTGGAGGGGCGAAGCGAAGCGGTCTTGCTCTGATGGAGAGAGGGTAGAAAaagaacaacaacaattcaattTATCCTTCTTCAAAGTTtacaactttgaatttgtttcaaatcagaaaaaagaaaacgagGAGGAGGTGGAAGAGATAACCTTGAGTCGCTCCGCAACCTTGAGTCGCTGCTTGCGGAAGGAAGAGATGCTGGACTGGAGACAacgagaagaagaagattgagTCACTGCCTCCGTTGTCCATCTTCAATTTCTCCTTCTTCAAAATTTACAACTTGGAGACAACGAGAAACGAAGCGAGGCTGGACTTGAGTCGCTGCCTTCGTTATCTAAAGCCTGCAGATGATTGGAGGGGCGAAGCGAAGCGGTCTTGCTCCGATGAAGAGAAGGTAGGAGAGAGGAGAGTAGTGAAGAGGGTAGGAGAGAGGAGAGTAGTGAAGAGGGGCGGAGAtggaagaggaggaggtggtAGCGGTGAGGAAGGTATtgattttttagggttttggattaAGGATTTCACGGCCACACAATTGGTGGTGTCGCCGTTGTCATCCGTGTGTGTATgtcagaggaggaagaagaaagtgaaAACAATGAAAGGGAGAGGAAGGTGTGAAACTGAGTGAAAATCCTCACATAAAAATAGTAATATTAAAtaaaagggagactttggatgcggtccttagttatgaatattctttaattgaaaccttgttggtttttaattttttatcgagGTCCCTGAagttaatgtgataatttatttctatgtacgttactatattttgtaaattaaaaattagaaattttagttgtttatataaacgagattttaaataaaaaaaccatattttgtgggattaaaaatattaaaatataaatatactattgtatgtgtgtatatatatataaacatgggtacattcatcaaaattaaccaaaaaatttattgtatcaaaacatgggtacattcttcaaaatcacaaaaaaaaaagaagatattagggttaataacattagtaaatttcttcaattaaacttgGCAtgaatacattttaaaatcaaagaaaaaagaacgtacccatataagtttaaaaatagattagaaaaaaaaatgaatagattttatatattaaaaaaaaagggtacattttacatataacaaattggtatatttaagaatgagtacattttaagattaaaaagttttacatgaatgggtacatataattagcatgggtacatttagcaaaataaaaagtacaaataaaaaaatatatatgggtacaaatacaaagaaactttaaaaaatatggacacaaaaagaaattaatatatgggtacaaattaaacttaaaagaaaattggtacaagttaaaaaagaattacaaattaaaaatgggtacaaactaaaactaaaaatatatgataaaaaatttagtcataaatataaatatactaattgtaacatttttaacattaaatgaatatatttagaaataaaaaaaatattttattattgaaataattaatgatgttattaatacccaaagaccttgatcaaaaattgaaaatgaatatgattttaatcaatgaagtagcaaaaggaaggatgagaacctaattaatgatgttattaatacccaaggaccttgatcaaaaattgaacatgaataggattttaatcaatgaagtagcaaaaggaaggatgagaacctaatttctcctaaataaaatatcataataataataatatagtaTTATACCATTTTTGATCATTTCACACAATCACagttgttttacataaaagtttatcaaacactataatactgttttttttttcaaaagcacttttacaaaaaacgtttaccaaacactttattgttttatttcacagCACAGCAAAAgcaacttttttttcaaagcacagcaataccaaaccatctcttagtcttttatttttaggaaaactaatagaaaggacttgaaaactttgagttttaacgataatgacaaaataaaggataaagtgaatagtaccaggtttgactttttaatgtaaaaatatagtttttcattaaaatgaatagtataaTGGACTTTtagttaaaactccctttatcTTTACGTTATCTTCTTAGCTTTTTGGGCTGTCACGAATATAATAAGTTACACAAAATTCTGAATTTGATCCAATACAGAAAAAATTTGTGTACCTTAGTAACCCAGAAATCTTTAGCCTGATCATCATCAATTGCATCAGCAGATACTGTGACAAAATAAGCAGCAGGTGACCTTGGCTCCACTTTGTACCTCTTGCAGTATGGTATCCAATACTTTGCAAACTCAGCAGCCTCCAAGAGAGCATAGTATGTAAGTTCCGACCCGCCATCATCGGACAGATAGACGCTCAGCTTCTCCGGCGGGTAATCATAAGCCATCACTGACAAAACCGTGTTAATCACCATCATAGGCGGCTCAATGGTTGGGTCTGCCGTGCACACAAATACGTCCACTCCCGGCAATTCATTCTCGTATCTgagttcaaatttcatgaacGATACTTGTTGGATAACAAATATAAAGAAATGAGTATGAAGTTAGAAATACATATAGGAAAGTACCTTTGAGATAGCCTATCTTTGAAGGTGTACCTATACACACGGTTCCACCGGGAGGCCTGAGTGAGGAGCCAGTAAAAACCAAACCATATCTCAGCACCCAAAAGTCCAATCCAACCAAACCTTCCATCTTCTCCTGCTTTTGGTATGTAACTCAATCTATAAACCCAAATCAAACATATTCCTGCAAATATAGATGCTGCAAAAACCCTATACAGTACTGTTCCCTTGGCTCTCCTCGTCTCGAACAATGGCAAATACCCTTCATTTCCCATCTAGTTCAGACCTCTCTCAGCTCAGCTCAgctctctctgtctctttctATCTTAAAATAACAGAGAACGACGAATATGGTTATATTTATTTGTCAGCCACAGCCTAACATTGTTGACAATTATTTACTCCATTGATGCAAGCCACCTATGGCAGAATGGATATTATATTAGCACAAGCACCTACTGGAATTATTCAAAAATTTAATGTTATTGTATTAGATGCGTTGAACATTCTACTTTGAACATTCTACTATCTAGAGGTTGATTGATtttgagagaaagagaaattGTACGTAAATTTTCTTAAAGTGAGATTCTTTATAAATTTTCTGTCACTTCACATTTTGACGTTAATTTCGtaccaatattataaaatattgttcaAAAAATACAAGATAATAGAAAATTTATGAAAAgtcctattttttttaaagtctgTACCGACTCAAGTTGGACTTTTGGTCAACCCTCACAAGGCTTGACATATAGCCAGCTCTAATGACATCATCCATTCGTCACTGGTGTGGTACCTTTTACCACCTAGCAATTTGTCAACTTTGAGTGACATAGGTGACCGAGAGCAATGATATAATCCACTCCTCTAAACCTAAAGTCACTCTGTTTATAAAGTTGGATTGCTCAAGATTGAGTCTTCTTAAGATTCGCCttttaatcttaattttttttaatagaggtAGTTGGGTTTGATGGCGGCTCTCTTCAGGTAGTGACAGTCGTACTCATAATTTAGCGATTTAAGTTTGTTTATTTAGGTTGTTTGGGGTAGCGTGGGTTTGGCACGGTATTGAGCTTAATTTTTGTGAGACGAGTTTTTTCTAGATGGTAGTGTGGCTGTTGTCCATACTAAATTTGTCTTTGTGAGCTTGTGTCTTTTGCCGTATCTCATGGCGATACTGGTGTGGTTTACCTGATGCAACCAGTAGCTTAGTTGTTAGTTTTTGTGCGTGTTCGTGGCaagaatttccgtcggggaatgttccctggccgacgagcacacagcttcccgagaggttggcgccggttgatggttactgtcgggcttctgctttactggcgggcttgtcgggcaaggctgaaagagaagaacagagttaactttgaaaggtgtctttgtggggccttaggtataggccttgaggctcacaatcaagattaacttttacgTGCTCAAgcgtgccactaccatcttcagcatggcagatgtaaaacggatgtcgagttttagttgtatatatgctCGAGAGACCGTGTTAGTTatgataggtgcctttgtggggccttaagtataggccttgaggcttccagtCAATAACTAAACTGGTACTCAAACATATAACGTTTGTTTCATTGATTTCAGGAgtcttataaccattatacttctgattacccgagccCGAGGAACAGagtgaatccaaataggtgcctttgtggggccttagatgtaggcctcgaggcttcctatcagaattaACTCTATACTCAAATACTCTagcccgaagagcagaatgaatccaaataggtgcctttgtagggccttagatgtaggccttgaggcttcccatcagaattcattatgtactcaaacgttctatgataatcataatataatagaaataaaactaagggataggttgattacttgcgccccaagtaacttcggacttcttgtttatcaagggCTGTCGTGGataggttaagtccacataaggttcttttttatgccttgaggccaaggacttttgaatgatcaaatttacatgcccgagggcttagaacttagatctggtttgaactatgaagatatattcaaatcggattcaagtactaagagagtcttttaatagtcaccttactagaaataacttgaatacaactggaagtatataacatattgctaggctaatgaatgaaaagacaaaaacaaagagggtcgggcaaggtttaaccttgtcgggcaaggctgatcgtcttgcaacttcctatctttgtggtttatcgaGGGGTTTGAAAGCTTCAGAAAATGGGGTaaggagatgagtttacagaaaaaaatcgatactacagcaagagttgaacagggtagcagagctattacaaaggtttgaATGAAGGTTTATCCTGAgatggatgaaggcttgggctgactacagcttcgtttgaaggcaaatctggcttttgagcagagtttgtgcttgcatttgtttgtttgtttgagtgtccttattcctggtttctctttcttcttttataggcaactcggcttggcctcctgtagcaacAACCTTGCCCGAATGTAGCTggaagggtagtgactcatcagctattttacttgtactgccactataaagtactttatgggctgtatagctggtcagtctataccacttggcctttgggtaggtgagcaagtggtcttcatgagctgcaccaagtcagaaaatgcCTTTTCTACTTTCTGGGTTTCAGCTGGGCTTTGGCCATCTCCCTTTCTAGGCTTCCTTTTGGGCTAACTCATTCCTAAGCCCAAAGTTCAAATTTTactccaaacagtgcccccttcaattaatgTTAAGGTTGGAATCCAAGACGCCAACATTGATTGAATATCCGCATGCTTGTATATCAActcttggaacttgtgttttctgGACAGGATGCAGACGATCCTATGTCTCTTGCTCTTTTCACGACCTTTGAACTGTCCTCTGAGGTTCCTATAAATTCTGGCTCGAATTTTCTTCTGTCAAGCCAACAAATCCTCttcagccttttttttttttttttatctccctTGAGCGTTCTTGTCTTCTTCTAAAACTGAAAAATGGGTTCCTCAGGATTTAAGTGGGGCTTCttaaaactcccttttcgtGAGAAAATGGGTTTTCATCAAATGACTGCTATCTTCAACACCCTTGGTCAACCACcccgctatctccaacacccttggtcaggcgGTTTCCTCTTGAAGGCTTGCCTTTCTACTTGTTGCTGTGATAAATCAGGCTTCACCATCACATATGGTGATGACCTGTTTGAGGATCCCCTACCAGGCCCATcttggccgcacaacccgatcacctgatCAGATTCTTTCCATGAAGACATCGGAAAACCAGCTAA
This window of the Malus domestica chromosome 03, GDT2T_hap1 genome carries:
- the LOC103425728 gene encoding cellulose synthase-like protein E1 is translated as MGNEGYLPLFETRRAKGTVLYRVFAASIFAGICLIWVYRLSYIPKAGEDGRFGWIGLLGAEIWFGFYWLLTQASRWNRVYRYTFKDRLSQRYENELPGVDVFVCTADPTIEPPMMVINTVLSVMAYDYPPEKLSVYLSDDGGSELTYYALLEAAEFAKYWIPYCKRYKVEPRSPAAYFVTVSADAIDDDQAKDFWVTKTSYKEMENQIQNAVKLGRISEQIRSKCKGFSQWDPNSSRRDHDTILQILIDGRNPNSGDVEGCVLPTLVYLAREKRPQHHHNFKAGAMNALIRVSSNISNGQVILNVDCDMYSNNSMAIHDALCFFMDEEEGQEVAFVQFPQNFENITKNDLYSNSLLVICEVEFHGLDGYGGTLYVGSGCFHRRETLCGRKFIKGSKIDMKWEFSGQIEESRIHELEENSRSLASCTFEENTQWGKEMGLKYGCPVEDVITGLSIQCRGWKSVYCNPTRKAFLGVAPTTLTQTLVQHKRWTEGNFQVLLSKYSPAWYAHGKISFGLQLGYCCYGFWCSNSLATLFYSIVPSLYLLKGISLFPQVWSPWLIPFAYVIVSTYTWSFVEFLWCGGTILGWWNDQRMWLYKRTSSYLFAFIDTTLKSLGYSDTAFMITSKVDDEDVSERYKKEVMEFGDSSPMFTVLATLAILNLYCFLGFLNKAISGEGITKAYEKMPWQILLSGVLILLNLPLYQALYLRKDKGKMPSSVAFKSMAFAVSACICFQYLY